A genomic segment from Luteolibacter ambystomatis encodes:
- a CDS encoding PEP-CTERM sorting domain-containing protein — MKSICSLALAACFAAAAPSQAAVVYSGLQNITVTTTFDGVYLDVDAGTTSGTETTGWDINPFFGGEGVANSPDFQPARTTIALDAPILNIAPGSTVDGTLNFLTGFGGSDSHTGNGVGQFASGTEGYIGFKLTPNDDSGTFYGWMRVVFSNDGSTGVIRDWAYETSGSGITVGAVPEPSAFALLGLGAAGLLRRKRK, encoded by the coding sequence ATGAAATCCATTTGCTCCCTCGCCCTCGCCGCTTGCTTCGCGGCGGCGGCCCCATCGCAGGCGGCGGTTGTTTACAGCGGCTTGCAGAATATCACGGTGACCACGACCTTCGATGGCGTGTATCTGGACGTGGATGCCGGCACGACCAGCGGCACCGAAACCACCGGTTGGGACATCAATCCTTTCTTTGGCGGTGAAGGCGTTGCGAACAGCCCGGACTTCCAACCGGCCCGCACCACCATTGCTCTCGATGCTCCGATCCTGAACATCGCGCCCGGCAGCACGGTGGACGGCACCTTGAACTTCCTCACCGGCTTCGGTGGCTCGGATTCCCATACCGGCAACGGCGTCGGTCAGTTCGCCTCGGGTACGGAAGGTTACATCGGCTTCAAGCTCACACCGAACGATGACAGCGGCACCTTCTACGGCTGGATGCGCGTTGTGTTCTCCAACGATGGCTCCACCGGTGTGATCCGTGACTGGGCCTATGAAACCAGTGGCTCCGGTATCACCGTGGGTGCTGTCCCGGAGCCTTCGGCGTTCGCGCTGCTGGGCCTCGGTGCCGCCGGATTGCTCCGCCGCAAGCGGAAGTAA
- a CDS encoding RNA polymerase sigma factor, with amino-acid sequence MLSAGVAILSPTVMADMELPHEPAAESLDTVLMARAGNGDHDAFRQIVERHQHAVVGTVAKMLGDPAEAEDIAQQVFLRLWRHAKRYRPEAKFTTYLFTITRNLVFNESRRRGRRKEVSVEEREDSANFHLPAPTEREPDSTLLQGELQAAVDKAIQSLPEAQRVAVVLRRYEQMPYEEIAKVLDLTVPAIKSLLFRARTTLREALRDYLDD; translated from the coding sequence ATGCTGAGTGCCGGAGTCGCCATCCTCTCGCCGACCGTCATGGCCGACATGGAACTGCCACACGAACCCGCCGCCGAGTCCTTGGACACGGTGCTGATGGCGCGTGCCGGCAATGGAGATCATGACGCCTTCCGCCAGATCGTGGAGCGCCACCAGCACGCGGTGGTCGGCACCGTGGCCAAGATGCTGGGCGATCCGGCCGAGGCCGAGGACATCGCCCAACAGGTTTTCCTGCGGCTGTGGAGGCATGCGAAACGCTACCGGCCGGAGGCGAAGTTCACGACCTACCTCTTCACCATCACGCGCAACCTCGTCTTCAACGAGAGCCGCCGCCGCGGGCGACGCAAGGAGGTCTCCGTAGAGGAGCGCGAGGATTCCGCCAATTTCCATCTCCCCGCGCCCACCGAGCGCGAACCAGACTCCACCCTTCTCCAAGGAGAACTCCAGGCCGCGGTGGACAAGGCGATCCAATCGCTGCCGGAGGCCCAGCGCGTGGCCGTGGTGCTGCGGCGCTACGAGCAGATGCCATATGAGGAAATCGCCAAGGTGCTCGACCTGACCGTTCCGGCGATCAAGAGTCTGCTCTTCCGCGCAAGGACTACCCTGCGCGAGGCGCTGCGCGACTACCTCGACGATTGA